Proteins encoded in a region of the Pseudomonas sp. PDNC002 genome:
- a CDS encoding hemagglutinin repeat-containing protein, translating to MNKHLYRIVFNKARGQLMVVAENVTSAGKAPGTTDGPQSASSGALLVSLRPLRFALMATLGLISLAAPLAHADIVADHGAPPGQQPGVINSANGVPQVNIQTPSAAGVSRNTYSQFDVNQQGAILNNSRTSVQTQLGGWIDGNQNLANGTARVILNEVNGSNPSQLRGYVEVAGDRAQVVIANPAGIACDGCGFINANRATLTTGTAQIVDGQLQGYEVRGGRIAITGKGLDASQTDFTDVIARSVEVNAGVWAKDLRVTAGANQVNADNSSARPIEGNGEKPSVAIDVAQLGGMYAGKIMLVGTESGVGVRNAGQIGASAGDVVISADGRIGNSGQINATANVRLDSNQGIDNSGSLYARGDTALSSRGDIHNSGIAAAQQNVSLNANGIVNDSKATLAAGVQADGTVGNSGRLDIKAGNQVKSQGATIAGGDLEIIAANLDLKQGQASAQNIRLGATAAADLTGATVDAGNLLAANIAQKLTTDSAKLAGASVQLQAHDLSNRKGEIIQTGSGDMTLALPGTLDNSEGRIASNANNLTLGALNLNNRAGKIEHAGSGALKVNANSVDGRNGSLASNGQLQATLNDALLDGASIVARQIGIDAASLSNRQGEILQTGAGTLRVSTSGLLDNSGGTLAGNGGVQLDAGRLLNQGGTVQAAGGDLHTKVGGRLDNSAGTLAATGNSSLEVGELINARGKATASGSLNVKADTLNNDAGTLAAKGALVASAGAVSNQGGTLGSVDGNVNVDATRGTLDNRNGRIEGQHQITLSGQGVLNANGLISAGNLKLDSNRALLDNQNGVLIGADGVELQTGELNNHAGLVQADGLLRIDTHGQALTNTESGASGGLLGKGGVILASGQLNNGAGFIGGKGDLDLSSAQIDNTNGGLLTSEGNVRIKASGVDNRGGQVQTLGDAVLDLASGRLDNAGSLLRAGGKLVVTAGTVDNHGTLGSNQGLEGRSVTLNAAQIGNQSGAVRADETLTLNSSGQLDNSNGLISSSKDLNILDAAASKSLAILNHDGKLIAGQKLTIDSASLGGDGKTLSLGDISLTLRDSYVHSGELQANGSIDLQTAGNLDNQARLVAGQALRVSAGDVNNAASGELSATNLTVNAAGTLTNRGLLDGQTNRVNAGALNNLGTGRIYGDQLSVAAGSLRNDVEDGKAAVIAARNRLDIGVGSLLNREHALLFSAGDLYIGGGLDANGHASGSANEIRNASATIEALGDMGLASAVLRNTNEHFSTQEVEVGRESILEYQLTGSTMRYKPEQISIYNSEVDHLVTPEGIRDDWNLYSYTRVTRETQILSSDPAQILAGGNLRLDVADALNDKSRIIAGGTISGTLGRLENTEAPGERVTTESGIVTHFYRIQKKGRDKQGADGAAYNPAASIVDIFLKPSDYQQNTAHAGSGTQIGDLNLGRVDQPASGAGAAQVNVGNGRVISPVLEVGAVQTKNNAGVAETIRTGGIDTRVPDNSLFHVNPQATSGYLVESDPRFTNYRTWLSSDYMLDRLKLDPGLTLTRLGDGFYEQKLIREQIAQLTGRRFLDGYGNDETQYRALLDNGLTYAEAWNLVPGIALTPEQMAQLTSDIVWLVAKDVTLPDGSVTRALVPQVYVRVRQGDIDGSGALMAGQNVDLNIQNDLVNSGTLAGRSVLSITSENIQNLGGRLSGGDVAVKARGDLNNLGGLIDASHSLTAVAGRDINLTSTTQDTQSTQGSATRVSRVAGLIVSDPAGELIATAARDLNVNAAQIVNSGEGGKTTLGAGNDINLGTVAVQEQQSMTWNSSNWRKESSAGEVGSSVQGQGDVRLIAGHDLNARGASVTSEQGAVQASADHDINLTASQNNAMADEAHKVKSKSGWFSSKTITTRDTVNETLSQGSTFSGETTYLKAGNDIKVEGSNVVSNGDTTLVAGRNVTIASATDNLTEEHSRDVKKSGLFSGGGIGFTIGTQQQSAKNTDDGDSAAASTVGSINGNVNIKAGEAYRQVGSKVSAPVGDVNIEGRSVDIVEAQNAHVSTQESKFKQSGLSVTLTNPIISAVQTAQQMKKSAERTDDNRMKALAAANVAMEGAGAASAVMANPAQAGGINISISIGASKNESRSEQRGSTAAGSSVSAGRDVNITASGAGKDSDITVQGSQISAGRDANLKADGDIALLAAKNTVEQHSTSKGSSASIGIGFAVGGTQNGFTINAGASQSRGNADGNDLVWSNTHVDGGRQVNLQSGGDTQLHGAVVSGPQVTADVGGNLSIESLQDTSTYAAKQSSKGVGVSLCIPPFCYGASSGSVSSNTAKQNSNYASVTEQSGIKAGDGGFDIRVGGNTDLKGGLIASSDAAIAAGRNQLSTATLTQSDLHNAADAKATSSGINLSSDMVTQGKYGVGKAIVGNALNSGKDSGSSSGDTRSAISAGTVVITDDALQQQLTGKTAADTIAGLNRDTDNAHTAAERQDVDEMRRTAEAEQAIKVETYRQAVQFTDEAYRKMFLEKARMFVILTDDQGNVLRDKDGVPLRRELNDTEKANLQAGTDGRVHIANNGIFNDENGAAKYAAQHSTSDGPQYFIWFPDASNSVSELLIAGYQKYLENDFWGLANATVETRDALLRYGETGLHIDGHSRGSMTTGNAMESIARLPDPSGSLSNTTLNFYGPAYNAAKADDLLAMLQNRDAMSDEKKNEMVVQLQNHKTDPVGGWIGWNPGTGGTIPDDSNALKEIKNVAGGKYTVHNCYGNGDAACQKFWQDMPNKKPELVPVKTYPQTP from the coding sequence ATGAACAAGCACCTCTATCGCATCGTCTTCAACAAGGCTCGCGGCCAACTGATGGTCGTCGCCGAGAACGTCACCAGCGCCGGCAAGGCACCCGGCACCACCGACGGCCCGCAGAGCGCCTCCTCTGGCGCCTTGCTGGTCAGCCTGCGCCCGTTGCGCTTCGCCTTGATGGCGACACTGGGATTGATCAGCCTGGCCGCGCCGCTGGCCCACGCCGACATCGTCGCCGACCATGGCGCCCCGCCCGGCCAGCAGCCGGGCGTGATCAACTCCGCCAACGGCGTGCCCCAGGTGAACATCCAGACGCCCAGTGCCGCTGGCGTTTCGCGCAACACCTACAGCCAGTTCGACGTGAACCAGCAGGGCGCGATACTCAACAACTCGCGCACCAGCGTGCAGACCCAGCTCGGCGGCTGGATCGACGGCAACCAGAACCTGGCCAACGGCACCGCACGGGTGATCCTCAACGAGGTCAACGGCAGCAACCCCAGCCAGCTGCGCGGCTACGTGGAAGTAGCCGGCGACCGCGCCCAGGTGGTGATCGCCAACCCGGCGGGCATCGCCTGCGACGGCTGCGGCTTCATCAACGCCAACCGCGCCACGCTGACCACCGGTACCGCGCAGATCGTCGACGGCCAGCTGCAAGGCTATGAAGTGCGCGGCGGCCGCATCGCCATCACCGGCAAGGGCCTGGACGCCAGCCAGACCGACTTCACCGATGTGATCGCCCGCTCGGTGGAGGTCAACGCCGGCGTCTGGGCCAAGGACCTGCGCGTCACCGCCGGGGCCAACCAGGTCAACGCCGACAACAGCAGCGCACGGCCCATCGAAGGCAACGGCGAGAAGCCCTCGGTGGCCATCGACGTGGCCCAACTCGGCGGCATGTACGCCGGCAAGATCATGCTGGTGGGCACCGAATCTGGCGTCGGCGTGCGCAACGCCGGGCAGATCGGCGCCAGCGCTGGCGACGTGGTGATCAGCGCCGACGGCCGCATCGGCAACAGCGGGCAGATCAACGCCACCGCCAACGTGCGCCTGGACAGCAACCAGGGCATCGATAACAGCGGCTCGCTCTATGCCAGGGGCGACACCGCCCTGAGCAGCCGCGGCGACATCCACAACAGCGGTATCGCGGCGGCGCAGCAGAACGTCAGCCTGAACGCCAACGGTATCGTCAACGACAGCAAGGCGACGCTGGCTGCCGGTGTGCAGGCCGATGGCACGGTCGGCAACAGCGGCCGGCTCGACATCAAGGCCGGCAACCAGGTGAAGAGCCAGGGCGCGACAATCGCCGGTGGCGACCTGGAGATCATCGCCGCCAACCTGGACCTGAAGCAGGGCCAGGCCAGCGCGCAGAACATCCGCCTGGGCGCCACCGCCGCTGCCGACCTGACGGGCGCGACAGTCGATGCCGGTAATCTCCTCGCGGCGAACATCGCGCAGAAGCTCACCACCGACTCGGCCAAGCTGGCGGGCGCCAGCGTGCAGTTGCAGGCCCATGACCTGTCCAACCGCAAGGGCGAGATCATCCAGACCGGCAGCGGCGACATGACCCTCGCCCTCCCCGGCACGCTGGACAACAGCGAAGGCCGCATCGCCAGCAACGCCAACAACCTGACCCTGGGCGCGCTGAACCTGAACAACCGCGCGGGCAAGATCGAGCACGCCGGCAGCGGCGCGCTGAAGGTCAACGCAAACTCGGTCGATGGCCGCAATGGTTCGCTGGCCAGCAACGGCCAACTGCAGGCCACCCTGAACGATGCGCTGCTCGACGGCGCCAGCATCGTCGCCCGGCAGATCGGCATCGACGCGGCGAGCCTCTCCAACCGCCAGGGGGAAATCCTCCAGACCGGTGCCGGCACCCTGCGCGTCAGCACCAGCGGCCTGCTGGACAACAGCGGCGGCACCCTCGCCGGCAACGGCGGCGTGCAACTCGACGCCGGGCGCCTGCTGAACCAGGGCGGCACCGTGCAGGCAGCGGGCGGCGACCTGCACACCAAGGTCGGCGGCCGCCTGGACAACAGCGCCGGCACCCTCGCGGCGACCGGCAATTCGAGCCTGGAAGTCGGCGAACTGATCAATGCCCGGGGCAAGGCCACCGCCAGCGGCAGCCTGAACGTCAAGGCCGACACACTGAACAACGATGCCGGCACCCTGGCCGCCAAAGGCGCCCTGGTTGCCAGCGCGGGGGCCGTGAGCAACCAGGGCGGCACCCTCGGCTCGGTGGATGGCAACGTCAATGTCGACGCCACCCGTGGCACCCTGGACAACCGCAACGGCCGCATCGAAGGCCAGCACCAGATCACGCTCTCCGGCCAGGGCGTGCTCAACGCCAACGGCCTGATCAGCGCCGGCAACCTGAAGCTGGACAGCAACCGCGCCCTGCTCGACAACCAGAACGGCGTGCTGATCGGTGCCGACGGCGTCGAGTTGCAGACGGGCGAGCTGAACAACCACGCCGGCCTGGTCCAGGCCGATGGCCTGCTGCGCATCGACACCCATGGCCAGGCACTGACCAACACCGAGTCGGGCGCCAGCGGCGGTCTGCTCGGCAAAGGCGGCGTGATCCTCGCCAGCGGTCAGTTGAACAACGGCGCCGGCTTCATCGGCGGCAAGGGCGACCTCGACCTGAGCAGCGCGCAGATCGACAACACCAATGGCGGCCTGCTGACCAGCGAAGGCAACGTACGCATCAAGGCCAGCGGCGTGGACAACCGTGGCGGCCAGGTGCAGACCCTGGGCGACGCCGTGCTCGACCTCGCCAGCGGGCGCCTGGACAACGCCGGCAGCCTGCTGCGCGCCGGCGGCAAGCTGGTGGTCACGGCCGGCACCGTGGACAACCACGGCACCCTGGGCAGCAATCAGGGCCTCGAAGGCCGCTCCGTCACGCTCAACGCCGCGCAGATCGGCAACCAGAGCGGCGCCGTGCGCGCCGACGAAACCCTCACACTCAACAGCAGCGGCCAACTCGACAACAGCAACGGGCTGATCAGCTCCAGCAAGGATCTGAATATCCTCGACGCGGCGGCGAGCAAGTCCCTCGCCATCCTCAACCACGATGGCAAGCTGATCGCCGGGCAGAAGCTGACCATCGACAGCGCCAGCCTGGGTGGCGACGGCAAGACCCTGAGCCTGGGCGACATCAGCCTGACGCTGCGCGACAGCTATGTGCACAGCGGCGAACTGCAGGCCAACGGCAGCATCGACCTGCAGACCGCCGGCAACCTCGACAACCAGGCGCGACTGGTCGCCGGGCAGGCCCTGCGCGTTTCCGCCGGCGACGTGAACAACGCCGCCAGCGGCGAACTGAGCGCCACCAACCTGACCGTCAATGCCGCTGGCACCCTGACCAACCGCGGCCTGCTCGATGGCCAGACCAACCGCGTCAACGCCGGCGCCCTGAACAACCTGGGCACCGGGCGCATCTACGGCGACCAACTGTCCGTCGCCGCCGGCAGCCTGCGCAACGACGTGGAGGACGGCAAGGCCGCGGTGATCGCCGCACGCAACCGCCTGGACATCGGTGTGGGTTCGCTGCTCAACCGCGAGCATGCCCTGCTCTTCAGCGCCGGCGACCTGTACATCGGCGGCGGCCTGGATGCCAACGGCCATGCCAGCGGCAGCGCCAATGAAATCCGCAACGCCAGCGCCACCATCGAGGCGCTGGGCGACATGGGCCTGGCCAGCGCCGTGCTGCGCAACACCAACGAACACTTCAGCACCCAGGAAGTGGAGGTCGGTCGCGAGAGCATCCTGGAATACCAGCTCACCGGCTCGACCATGCGCTACAAGCCGGAGCAGATTTCCATCTACAACTCCGAGGTCGATCACCTGGTCACCCCGGAAGGCATCCGCGACGACTGGAACCTCTACAGCTACACGCGGGTGACCCGCGAAACGCAGATCCTCAGCTCCGATCCGGCGCAGATCCTCGCCGGCGGCAACCTGCGCCTGGACGTCGCCGACGCACTCAACGACAAGAGCCGGATCATCGCCGGCGGCACCATCAGCGGTACCCTCGGACGGCTGGAAAACACCGAGGCGCCGGGCGAGCGCGTGACCACCGAAAGCGGCATCGTCACCCACTTCTACCGCATCCAGAAGAAGGGCCGGGACAAACAGGGCGCCGATGGCGCGGCCTACAATCCGGCGGCGAGCATCGTCGACATCTTCCTCAAGCCCAGCGACTACCAGCAGAACACCGCGCACGCCGGCAGCGGCACGCAGATCGGTGACCTCAACCTGGGCCGCGTCGACCAGCCGGCCTCCGGTGCCGGTGCCGCCCAGGTCAACGTCGGCAACGGCCGGGTGATCAGCCCGGTGCTCGAAGTTGGCGCGGTGCAGACCAAGAACAACGCCGGCGTCGCCGAGACCATCCGCACCGGCGGCATCGATACCCGCGTGCCGGACAACAGCCTGTTCCACGTCAACCCGCAGGCCACCAGCGGCTATCTGGTCGAGAGCGATCCGCGCTTCACCAACTACCGCACCTGGCTGTCCTCGGACTACATGCTCGACCGCCTGAAGCTGGACCCCGGCCTGACCCTGACGCGCCTGGGCGACGGTTTCTACGAGCAGAAGCTGATCCGCGAACAGATCGCCCAGCTCACCGGCAGGCGCTTCCTCGACGGCTACGGCAACGATGAGACCCAGTACCGCGCCCTGCTCGACAACGGCCTGACGTACGCCGAAGCCTGGAACCTGGTGCCTGGCATCGCCCTCACCCCCGAGCAGATGGCGCAGCTGACCAGCGACATCGTCTGGCTGGTGGCCAAGGACGTCACCCTGCCCGACGGCAGCGTGACCCGCGCACTGGTGCCGCAGGTCTACGTGCGCGTGCGGCAGGGCGACATCGACGGCTCCGGCGCGCTGATGGCCGGGCAGAACGTCGATCTCAACATCCAGAACGACCTGGTCAACAGCGGCACCCTCGCCGGGCGCAGCGTGCTGTCCATCACCTCGGAAAACATCCAGAACCTGGGCGGCCGGCTATCCGGTGGCGATGTCGCCGTCAAGGCGCGCGGCGACCTGAACAACCTCGGCGGCCTGATCGACGCGAGCCACAGCCTCACCGCGGTGGCCGGCCGCGATATCAACCTGACGTCCACCACCCAGGACACCCAGAGCACCCAGGGCAGCGCCACGCGCGTCTCGCGGGTTGCCGGGCTGATCGTCTCCGATCCGGCCGGCGAGCTGATCGCCACCGCCGCCCGTGACCTCAACGTCAACGCAGCGCAGATCGTCAACAGCGGCGAAGGCGGCAAGACCACCCTCGGCGCCGGCAACGACATCAACCTGGGCACCGTCGCCGTCCAGGAACAGCAGAGCATGACCTGGAACTCCAGCAACTGGCGCAAGGAGTCCAGCGCCGGGGAAGTGGGCAGCAGCGTGCAGGGCCAGGGCGACGTGCGCCTGATCGCCGGCCACGACCTCAACGCCCGTGGCGCCAGCGTCACCAGCGAGCAGGGCGCGGTACAGGCTTCGGCCGACCACGACATCAACCTCACCGCCAGCCAGAACAACGCCATGGCCGACGAGGCGCACAAGGTCAAGAGCAAGAGCGGCTGGTTCTCGTCCAAGACCATCACTACCCGCGATACGGTCAACGAGACGCTGTCCCAGGGCTCGACCTTCAGCGGCGAGACCACCTACCTCAAGGCCGGCAACGACATCAAGGTCGAGGGCAGCAACGTGGTTTCCAACGGCGACACCACCCTGGTGGCGGGCCGCAACGTGACCATCGCCTCGGCCACCGACAACCTCACCGAGGAACACAGCCGGGACGTGAAGAAGAGCGGCCTGTTCAGCGGCGGCGGCATCGGCTTCACCATCGGCACCCAGCAGCAGTCGGCGAAGAACACCGACGACGGCGACAGTGCCGCCGCCAGCACCGTCGGCTCGATCAACGGCAACGTCAACATCAAGGCCGGCGAGGCCTACCGCCAGGTCGGCAGCAAGGTCAGCGCGCCGGTGGGCGACGTCAACATCGAAGGGCGCAGCGTCGACATCGTCGAGGCGCAGAACGCCCACGTCAGCACCCAGGAGAGCAAGTTCAAGCAGAGCGGCCTGTCGGTCACCCTGACCAACCCGATCATCAGTGCCGTGCAGACCGCGCAGCAGATGAAGAAATCCGCCGAGCGCACCGACGACAACCGCATGAAGGCGCTGGCCGCGGCCAACGTCGCCATGGAAGGCGCCGGCGCCGCCTCCGCCGTCATGGCGAATCCGGCCCAGGCCGGCGGCATCAACATCAGCATCTCCATCGGCGCCAGCAAGAACGAGAGCCGAAGCGAGCAGCGCGGCAGCACCGCCGCCGGTTCCAGCGTGAGCGCCGGGCGTGACGTGAACATCACCGCCAGCGGCGCCGGCAAGGACAGCGACATCACCGTGCAGGGCAGCCAGATTTCTGCGGGCCGCGACGCCAACCTGAAGGCCGACGGCGACATCGCCCTGCTGGCGGCGAAGAACACCGTCGAGCAGCACAGCACCAGCAAGGGCAGCAGCGCGAGCATCGGCATCGGCTTCGCGGTGGGTGGCACGCAGAACGGCTTCACCATCAACGCCGGCGCCTCGCAGAGCCGCGGCAATGCCGATGGCAACGACCTGGTGTGGAGCAACACCCACGTCGATGGCGGCCGCCAGGTGAACCTGCAATCGGGCGGTGACACCCAGCTGCACGGAGCCGTGGTCAGCGGGCCGCAGGTCACCGCCGATGTCGGCGGCAACCTGAGCATCGAGAGCCTGCAGGACACCAGCACCTACGCCGCCAAGCAGTCGAGCAAGGGCGTGGGCGTCAGCCTGTGCATCCCGCCCTTCTGCTACGGCGCCTCCAGCGGCAGCGTGAGCAGCAACACCGCGAAGCAGAATTCCAACTACGCCAGCGTCACCGAGCAGTCGGGGATCAAGGCCGGCGATGGTGGATTCGACATTCGCGTGGGCGGCAACACCGACCTCAAGGGCGGCCTGATCGCCAGCAGCGACGCCGCCATCGCGGCGGGCCGCAACCAGCTCAGCACCGCCACCCTGACCCAGTCCGACCTTCACAACGCCGCCGATGCCAAGGCCACCAGCAGCGGTATCAACCTCAGCAGCGACATGGTCACCCAGGGCAAGTACGGCGTCGGCAAGGCCATCGTCGGCAACGCGCTGAACTCGGGCAAGGACTCCGGCTCGTCGTCCGGCGACACCCGCAGCGCGATCAGCGCCGGTACCGTGGTCATCACCGACGATGCGCTGCAACAGCAGCTCACCGGCAAGACCGCGGCGGACACCATCGCCGGCCTGAACCGCGATACCGACAACGCGCACACCGCCGCCGAACGCCAGGACGTCGACGAAATGCGCCGCACCGCTGAGGCGGAACAGGCGATCAAGGTCGAAACCTACCGCCAGGCCGTGCAGTTCACCGACGAGGCCTACCGCAAGATGTTCCTGGAGAAGGCGCGGATGTTCGTCATCCTCACCGACGACCAGGGCAACGTGCTGCGCGACAAGGACGGCGTGCCGCTGCGCCGTGAACTCAACGACACCGAGAAGGCCAACCTGCAGGCGGGCACCGACGGCCGCGTGCACATCGCCAACAACGGCATCTTCAACGACGAGAACGGCGCGGCGAAATACGCGGCGCAGCACAGCACCTCGGACGGTCCGCAGTACTTCATCTGGTTCCCGGACGCCAGCAACAGCGTGTCCGAGTTGCTGATCGCCGGCTACCAGAAGTACCTGGAGAACGATTTCTGGGGCCTGGCCAACGCCACCGTGGAAACCCGCGATGCCCTGCTGCGCTATGGCGAGACCGGCCTACACATCGACGGCCACAGCCGTGGTTCGATGACCACCGGCAATGCCATGGAATCCATTGCCCGCCTGCCCGATCCGAGTGGCAGCCTGAGCAACACCACCCTCAACTTCTACGGCCCGGCCTACAATGCGGCCAAGGCCGACGACCTGCTGGCCATGCTGCAGAATCGCGACGCGATGAGCGACGAGAAGAAGAACGAAATGGTGGTGCAGTTGCAGAACCACAAGACCGACCCGGTGGGCGGCTGGATCGGCTGGAACCCCGGCACCGGCGGCACCATTCCCGACGACAGCAACGCGCTCAAGGAGATCAAGAACGTGGCGGGCGGCAAGTACACCGTGCACAACTGCTATGGCAACGGCGACGCCGCGTGCCAGAAGTTCTGGCAGGACATGCCCAACAAGAAGCCGGAGCTGGTGCCGGTGAAAACCTACCCGCAGACGCCATGA
- a CDS encoding DUF6021 family protein: MKRHVPLSEHPVAERGSYRTASGDTPEPPPAGGSRHVDPELGFDPDSPDLADPQVDPPHPPHAPEDGPDPRNQRRVPDDRYPPYSPS, encoded by the coding sequence ATGAAACGCCATGTCCCCCTCAGTGAGCACCCTGTCGCCGAGCGCGGGTCGTACAGGACCGCGTCCGGCGATACGCCGGAGCCGCCCCCGGCCGGCGGCTCGCGGCATGTGGACCCTGAGCTGGGCTTCGATCCGGATTCGCCGGACCTGGCCGATCCGCAGGTCGACCCTCCGCATCCGCCGCATGCCCCGGAAGACGGGCCGGACCCGCGCAATCAGCGGCGTGTGCCGGACGATCGCTATCCGCCGTACTCGCCATCCTGA
- a CDS encoding iron ABC transporter substrate-binding protein, producing MKVRGTSLVILIAVGTAALLGIRTTLAASDDEGIVVYDAQHESLTKAWSEGFTRDTGIKVTLRKGDDIELGNQIVQEGTASPADVFLTENSPAMMLVDHAGLFAPVDPTTIAQVAAPFRTAEGRWVGIAARSTVFVYNKNMVKESELPKSLLELAEPQWIGRWSASPAGADFQAIVGALLELKGEEVTLDWLDSLKAGARNYRGNNAVLKAVNAGQIDSGVIYHYYFFGDQSKTGENSNNTALHYFKNKDPGAFISLSGGGVLASSKHPKEAQEFLKWITGKKGQAILREGTSFEYAVGEGEQSNPKLVPLDQLDAPVIDVSKLDSQKVVDLMIQAGLL from the coding sequence ATGAAAGTGCGCGGTACCTCGTTAGTCATCTTGATAGCAGTTGGAACCGCGGCGTTACTGGGAATCAGGACGACTCTCGCGGCATCGGACGACGAGGGAATCGTCGTCTATGACGCCCAGCACGAATCGTTGACCAAAGCCTGGAGTGAAGGCTTCACTCGCGATACCGGCATCAAGGTCACCTTGCGCAAAGGTGACGACATCGAGCTGGGAAACCAGATCGTCCAGGAGGGCACAGCGTCCCCGGCTGACGTTTTCCTGACCGAGAACTCCCCCGCCATGATGCTCGTTGATCATGCCGGACTCTTCGCCCCGGTTGACCCGACCACCATTGCACAAGTCGCAGCTCCTTTCAGGACAGCGGAAGGCCGCTGGGTCGGCATCGCCGCCCGGTCTACGGTCTTCGTTTACAACAAGAACATGGTGAAAGAGTCGGAACTGCCGAAGTCGTTGCTCGAGCTTGCCGAACCCCAATGGATCGGCCGCTGGTCCGCCTCTCCGGCGGGAGCCGACTTTCAAGCCATTGTCGGCGCGCTCCTCGAACTGAAGGGAGAAGAAGTGACGCTCGACTGGCTCGACTCGCTGAAGGCAGGCGCCAGGAATTACCGAGGCAACAACGCAGTTCTGAAAGCCGTCAACGCTGGCCAGATCGATTCCGGCGTGATCTACCACTACTACTTCTTCGGTGATCAATCCAAGACCGGGGAGAACAGCAACAACACAGCACTGCACTACTTCAAGAACAAGGATCCCGGCGCCTTTATCAGCCTCTCCGGTGGTGGCGTACTGGCCTCCAGCAAGCATCCGAAGGAAGCCCAGGAATTCTTGAAGTGGATTACCGGCAAGAAAGGACAGGCCATCCTCAGGGAGGGCACCTCGTTCGAATATGCGGTGGGTGAAGGTGAGCAATCGAACCCGAAGCTCGTTCCACTGGACCAGTTGGATGCGCCAGTCATCGACGTATCGAAGCTGGATAGCCAAAAGGTCGTAGATCTGATGATCCAGGCGGGCCTGCTCTAA